AGTTTCTTCTCTAGCACGAAGGCAGCAAGGGTAATATTCGAGGTGACAATCTCCACATAATCCGTTGTAGATGCCCGAACATCTTCCATAGATACCTGACGAATCAATTGTCCACCATTGATAACGCCGATCGTGTCGGCTACCTGCTCAATCTCCGAAAGCAAATGGCTGGAAATCAAAAGCGATAGGCCCCATTCATCGCGCAGCCTGCGGAATAAATTTCGTATGACTTGAATGCCTTCCGGGTCTAAGCCATTCACGGGTTCATCCAATAATAGCAATTCAGGCCGGGTAGAGATCGCCCGCGCAATCCCGAGCCGCTGTCTCATGCCAAGCGAGAATTGCTTTACAGGCTTGTCATCAACCCCCGATAGCTGTACTAGCTCCAATGCTTCACGAACTCTCTGTGTATTGTAATACCCCATGTACTCGCCATGAAGCTCTAGATTTTGCTCCGCGGTTAGCTTCTCATAGAAGACCGGGGTTTCAATCAAATGGCCGATTCGTTTGAGGTGTTCCGTCGAATTGATATTCAACCGCTCTCCGAACAGCTCGATTTCGCCCCCAGTGGGCTTCACCAGTCCAAGCAACATCTTCATTAAAGTCGATTTCCCTGCGCCATTCGGCCCGAGAAATCCGTAGATTTCGCCGCGTTGAACGTTCATATTGACGCTAGACACAACCTCTTCCGCTCCGTAACTCTTACTAAGTAACTTTGTTCGGATGACACTTGTCACTTCCTTCACTCCCTGCTTATTTTTATCTCATAATTAGAATAGCGAAGAACTCTCTCTTTTCTATAACGAAAAACTTACTTATTTCTTAATTTGGCCGTTTCACTTTATTGAGAGGAGCCGAATTCGGACTTGGGAAGGGTTACAGTAAAACAAGTGCGCTGATTCGGAATGCTGACCAGGCTAATGCGGGCGCCCAATCGCTCTGTGAGTCTCTTTGTAATGGCGAGCCCCAGCCCGCTGCCTTGTAATTGCGGTTTCTCGAATCATCCATTGTGTACATTCTTTCAAAGATTCTTTCTTGATCCGCCTTAGCGATGCCGCGTCCACGATCAATCACGTCAATCTGGACTTCCTCTTTGACCGGTGTAAGCGACAATCCCAGATACCCTCCGTCTGCACCATAACGTATGGCGTTGGACAGCAAATTATCAAGAATTCTTGACAGAGCCTCCTCATTCGCATACACCCATACCGGCTCTTCGGGAAGACGAATATCCACCTTGATATCCTGTTCAGAAAGAAGATCGAAATAAACCAATATACGCTGACGGCACACCTCACAAACGTCCACTATGGAGAGCGGAATGTCGTAGTCATCAGACTCGAGTTTAGACAAATCAAAAAAGGCATTGATCAGTTCCTGCACCTGGGTCGTCT
This portion of the Pueribacillus theae genome encodes:
- a CDS encoding ABC transporter ATP-binding protein; the encoded protein is MTSVIRTKLLSKSYGAEEVVSSVNMNVQRGEIYGFLGPNGAGKSTLMKMLLGLVKPTGGEIELFGERLNINSTEHLKRIGHLIETPVFYEKLTAEQNLELHGEYMGYYNTQRVREALELVQLSGVDDKPVKQFSLGMRQRLGIARAISTRPELLLLDEPVNGLDPEGIQVIRNLFRRLRDEWGLSLLISSHLLSEIEQVADTIGVINGGQLIRQVSMEDVRASTTDYVEIVTSNITLAAFVLEKKLDLNNFKQISDRAIRVYDLRISQDTLSKELVLNDVPIESINRHHHSLEEYFFDMIKGGTNYEASYQAGV